In Aspergillus oryzae RIB40 DNA, chromosome 6, one genomic interval encodes:
- a CDS encoding uncharacterized protein (predicted protein): protein MTEQQTETIARGEPRSSPLDLSPSNHAYEPSRGLSHDLPVRPQTVSWDGGPTKIVPSLAAPSLSPSHVQPNGSDGYGSYPTHNQPLLPVTDPAHLSTGTISELNRSPLIFGDIDSGTAFLDMLLGLPGGQATGTPRANTEELAIRWAENATSDRLPINPPVETRPRSYPAHVRQNVKKVQSFWSTPQRLPAETQIWYDIISGSSDNIFSRHDYGAFTESSRETQHAGNAEICSNYEIRSQLQSLKRSLLKRQCHCSSSDGQITDTCDEHYFCENFNGMFEQGLYLYLDKYQPTYPILHVPTFNPQTVHTLLLFTMCIIGLSFVKTEEAVRFIYHIYPCFQPIGDAKSPYTSTSHVISARRD from the exons ATGACAGAGCAGCAGACAGAGACCATTGCTCGTGGTGAGCCACGATCAAGTCCATTGGACTTGTCAccatcaaatcatgcatATGAGCCTAGCAGAGGATTGTCGCACGATTTACCTGTGAGGCCGCAGACAGTTTCCTGGGATGGAGGTCCTACAAAGATTGTCCCTTCTTTAGCTGCACCTAGTTTGTCTCCGTCGCATGTTCAACCAAATGGAAGTGATGGCTACGGCTCGTACCCAACACATAACCAGCCTTTACTCCCAGTCACCGACCCAGCCCACTTGTCAACTGGAACGATATCAGAACTCAACCGCAGCCCACTCATCTTTGGTGATATAGATTCTGGGACTGCCTTCCTTGATATGTTGTTGGGTCTCCCAGGTGGCCAAGCGACAGGGACACCAAGAGCCAACACTGAAGAATTAGCTATACGTTGGGCTGAGAACGCAACTTCGGATCGATTACCCATTAATCCCCCAGTTGAAACCCGACCAAGGAGTTATCCTGCTCATGTCCGTCAGAATGTGAAAAAGGTTCAAAGTTTCTGGTCGACCCCGCAACGTCTTCCTGCCGAGACGCAGATCTGGTACGACATTATATCGGGGTCATCGGACAATATCTTCTCAAGGCATGACTATGGAGCATTCACAGAATCTTCACGAGAGACCCAGCACGCTGGGAATGCCGAGATCTGCTCAAACTATGAAATTAGGTCACAACTTCAAAGTTTGAAACGAAGTCTGCTCAAGAGGCAATGCCACTGTTCTAGCAGTGATGGCCAAATTACTGACACATGTGATGAACATTACTTTTGTGAAAACTTTAATGGCATGTTTGAACAAGGCCTTTATCTTTATCTAGATAAATATCAACCTACCTATCCCATATTGCATGTACCTACGTTCAACCCGCAGACTGTCCACACCCTTCTGCTGTTTACTATGTGCATTATTGGCTTGTCGTTTGTTAAGACAGAGGAGGCAGTGCGGTTTATTTATCACATATACCCG TGCTTCCAACCCATCGGCGATGCTAAGTCACCTTACACTAGCACATCACATGTTATTTCTGCTCGTCGTGACTGA